tagaagagagagaagaagagaagagaaagaagagaagagacaagaatagagatgagaaaagaagagaaagaacagaagagaagagaaagaagtgaagagaacagaagagaaagaagagaacagaagagaaagaacagaagagacaagaatagagaagagatgagaaaagaagagaaagaacagaagagatgagaagagaaggaagagaagagaattctttatcggccaggtgtgattggacacacaaggaatttgtctttggtacatttGCTCTTGGTGTTCataaaatatatatgtacacttgtcaagaatcatgaggcccaacgcttaatggttgtcatagggtacaaataagcaatcaggaaactcctcctcctctgtttctgcctcttccccctcctcctctcccttctagcactgatgatgttacgtagctgggtcatgaaacgtctgcaagaaaagaaccaagctcagagagcaccaaggaccccacactcttcttcctcctcctccttctccttctctcccacccccttctagcactgatgttgttacctagttgAGTGATGAGATGTTGACAAGCAAAGAACCAAGCTGAGAGAGGACCCAGGACCCAGGACCCCagagctgcaaatattctctcCCCTCCCTATTCCAAGGTCTTGCCTGTGTCCGCCTCGTCCCCCTCTCTCACCTTCTCCCGGTAAGGGTAATCCTGCTCCGAATCGATGCCTCCGTTTTGCCGGACGTACTCAAAGGCGTGGCTGACGTATCCCCCGTGGCAGCCGTGGTTGCCCAGCTTCCAGGAGCAATCCATGAGGTTCTGCTCGCTCAGGGAGACGAGCTTGCCGGTCCTCTTGAAGAGCAGCCCTTCCAGAGCCCCCGTGGCACTGAAGGCCCAGCAGGAGCCACACCGTCCCTGCGAAGGCAGCAAGAGGCTCGGAGGAGCTCCAAGGAGGACCAGgagctcacaattcaaagtgttggttatgacctataaagcccttcatggcaccggaccagattatctccggggccgctttctgccgcacgaatcccagcgaccgcttaggtcccacagagttggccttctccgggtcccgtcgactaaacaatgtcgtttggcgggacccaggggaagagccttctctgtggcggccccgaccctctggaaccagctccccccagatatcagagttgcccccaccctccttgcctttcgcaagctccttaaaacccacctctgtcgtcaggcatgggggaattgaaattttcccttccccctaggcttatagaatttatacatggtatatctgtatgtatgattgattctttaaattggggttttttagattatttttaatattagatttgtttacattgtcttttttattgttgttagccgccccgagtcttcggagaggggcggcatacaaatctaataaataaataaaaataataaagccagctGCCTTGGTTCTGTaattaggggaccggaggctaaaacgtatgaagaacagttgtaggagctgggtatatctagtctaatgaaaagaaggaccaggggagacatgatagcagtcttccaatatctcaggagttgccacaaagaagagggagtcaagctattctgcaaagcaccagagggtagaacaggaagcaatgggtggaaactaaacaaggagagaagcaacttggaactaaggagaatttttcctgccggttagaacaattaaccagtggaacagcttgcctccagaagttgtgaatgctccaatgctCCAAAACTCCTTCTGTTTTGAAAGATACGGTCACGGAGGCTGCATTTAAGTAGATataaggtgttgtgattcagcctgaggctgctcagggatcaGCTGTGTCCCTGCtagctccatgcccagaggaggaggacagcgaagaggagggggctgaacagtcggacgggggagaggaaagtcaggaatgggattaAAGAGAACAGCATGAAAGCctgggggggggccctctccccagccagtagcttggagtcattaggtgatgacgcacaagccgtcattgacatgcgacagagacgttcagatcaaagaaaggagcaattaaagaagtattatcagcactgaattaggaacagctgggcttgggtgtggtcctccttagcagggtttaaaaggcaggcaagcccttgaagccatgtggagtgttatcaattggagttacggtgtcctgctttgttcttgacgtctctgttcctggcttgtggcccagcagtttggaagacccgtgggaggtgtaggtctgctatccacagcctcgtcttggcagcaagaatcctgtattgctgcatggacttttgccttcggggatatatctgaagatacagcgttttcctgtttgtaaggacattttctgttacctgtgtttttcttgaattttataaactgcctttgccttttaccggtgtgtctggcttctctttttgggttggtcttggcttctggagtgacccagacagaacataaggtAGACCaggaatctccaaccttggcaacttgttcTCTTGGTCCATCCCGTATCATTTtagcagcaggaggaagaggaagtggagGACATTTCATAGAGATGCAGAAACAAACATTCCAGCTGGACTACAAAATCCCCAAGACTCACCTGATTTTTTACAGGAGTAACGTAACCCTTCGTACGCCAGTCCACCTCCTTGGGTATCTCCTCCGTGGCTGATGCTTGGAAGTAAATGTTACCAGCCCCTTCGTATTGTTCGGCTGGGTTGGATTGGAAACCGTTCAACATCTGGTTAAACTCCTCATCTGTCTGGAGAATAGAATGAGGAATTTTGTCTCCCGCTTGTGAGGCTTAAACTTTTCAGCAGGAGAGACCGAGACAGCTGTGGGGGAGACCGAGGCAGAGAAGGTGCAAGATGGACTTTGGAGGCACTTGTAAGGTGGTCATTGAAGGGAGGCCGATGTGGAGCCCCTCGAGAGCACCGTTTCTCATTCTTTAAGGTAggtgggtttcaactcccagaatctcccagTCAGCAACTttagatgtcaactcccagaattccccagcccgcaTTTgttaacttcaattcccagaattctccactcaGTTTCTGTGGACCACAACTCCCAGAAACCCTTAgcgcaagggtaggcaaagttggctcttctttgacatgtggacttcaactcccagaattcctgagctggcatgattggctcaggaattctgggagttgaagtccacaagtcatagaagagccaactttgcctacacttgTCCCAGCCAGGTTTTGttaatttcaattcccagaaatctcCACTCAGCTTCTGTGAaccacaactcccagaatcccccagccagtatTTGAtaacttcaattctcagaattctccacTCAGCTTCTGTGGACTactagtcccagaattccccagccagcttttgttaactccaattcccagaattctccactaaGCTtctgtggactacaactcccagaatcccccagccagcatttgttaattacaattcccagaattctccactcaGCTTTTTGCCAGTAGTTCCAAGATGGTGcatttaaatacagtgttccctcgattttcgcgggttcgaacttcgcgaatagcctataccacggtttaaaaaaaatattaattaaaatacacttcatggggtttttttctatactgtaccacggtttttcctgtccAATGATGtcacacgtcatcaccaaactaacaatttttgcaaataaataacagaaaaataattattgttaataaataattatgtttataaatatcaggatcacaaagtgtcttattcaatggtgagtaccagtaataatggtaagtaaatggttgttaagggaatgggaaagggtaatttaggagtttaaagtgttaagggatgggttgtgatactgttcatagccaaaaattgtgtatttacttccgcatctctacttcgtggaaattcgactttcgcgggcggtctcggaacgcatcccctgcaaaaatcgagggaacactgtaaatttgTTCTTTGAGAAAAAGCAAGGTCTCGGAGTTCGATTTGTGATGGGTACCTTACTTAGAGCCTGAGAGACACAACAAACGTGAATTTGGCAAAATCTGGGAGACAATGGAGGGCAGAGCAACCTGGTGTGTTGTGGTccatgggggggggtgtttcgcAAAGATCAGACACAACTGAGCAACTacgcaaccaccaccaccaccccttctaGAGTTTGCCTGGTTACCAGATCCCCCAAGTGGTTCATGGCCAGTTGGAAACTGTGTTGGCCCCGAGCGGCTTCCAGATTGTGCTGTTCAATTCTCCACAGATTCTTCTCCCAGACCGTCCGACGGAAAGCTTCCTCCTCCTGTAACGACACAACGGGCCCGTCACAAATTGAGACACGGAAACGCTTCTCCCGAACCCCAAGAAAAAAACCCCCTGCCATTAGACCTCGGAATAGTAATAACTAAAGatataagtgccaaagcccattgcaacaacatcgccaagaaggcctcaagagttgttaatctaatcctacgtagcttctgcccctggaaatctcacactacttaccatagtttataaaactttcaccagacccatcctagaatacagctcatctgtttggaacccatattgcatctcagacattaacaccttcaaaaatgtccaaagatacttcaccagaagaacccttcactcctctacccaaaacggaataccctacaaaactagatttacaatcctgggtcttgaaagcttagaactacgatgccttaaacatgatctaaatattgcccacaagatcatattctgcaacgtcctgcctgtcaaagactacttcagcttcaacgacagcaacacaagagcacacaaaaagatttaagcttaatattaaccgctccaaacttgactgtaaaaaatacgactttagtaatcgggtttatttacttttatttttatttttttttttatatttttattttaagtttttctgttagcaaaaacttcagaagaaaaggatttagggctagtgatttctgacagtctcaaaatgggtgaacagtgcagtcaggcagtagggaaagcaagtaggatgcttggctgcatagctagaggtataacaagcaggaagagggagattatgatcccgctatatagagtgctggtgagaccacatttggaagcctgtgttcagttctggagacctcacctacaaaaagatattgacaaaattgaacgggtccaaagacgggctacaagaatggtggaaggtcttaagcataaaacgtatcaggaaagacttcatgaactccatctgtatagtctggaggacagaaggaaaaggggggacatgatcaaaacatttaaatatgttaaagggttaaataaggtccaggagagaagtgtttttaataggaaagtgaactcaaggacaagggggcacaatctgaagttagttgggggaaagataaaaagcaacacgagaaaatattatttcactgaaagagtagtagatccttggaacaaacttccagcagacgtagataaatccacagtaactgaatttaaacatgcctgggataaacatatatccatcctaagataaaatacaggaaatagtataagggcagactagatggaccatgaggtctttttctgccgtcagacttctatgtttctatgtttgtttatttatttacatgttggctgcggaattctgggagttgaattccacccaTCTCAAAGTTAAGAATCCTTGATGTAACCTCAAAATACAGCCGAATTAGGTCTTCTGGATACCCTTCCCATCTGGACTACCTCGCAGGGCTGACATAAACTCACCTCCAAGTAGCCCTTGGCGtgagtttctttccatcccttccAAGCTCCCTCCAAGGCCAGATTCGTGGGGCTGCAGGACACCTTCAGGAAGACCAGGGTCGCCACGGTGAGCCGAAAAAACGACAACATGTCTCTGtcttggtggaaatgaagatatcCGGAGGGTCAAGGATGCTCAAAGCTGGGGACTCTGTGTCCCAGTGATTTTATTCACGCCTCAACATGGACGATTTCTcctaaggctgagtcaaccttgagccagtgagacttgaactaccaaactgctggcagccagcagtctGCAGGAGTAGCCTGCCGTATTGCATTCAAACCACTGCGCCATCACAGCTCTCTTCCTTCAGGGTGGGCTCGGGAAGTGAAGGGCTGCgaaaattactaccacactgtgggcacggcttactttgtgggtgtggcttgccagccatgtgaccaaatgggagtggcttgatgatcatgtgactgggggataccttaaaggtcatgtgactggcttaaaggtggccaatctgacatcactcacgtcaagggttagggttagggtgcccggCCTCTCTTCGCCTCCaacagatacaatttccctctttatttactattactaaacatccaaaatatactatttaattctatgtatatatgccatatgtgtacgtacatgttacgcacaggcacacaaaaatatacataacctactatataaactgtatgtgtatgtacacacacacacagctcttctaaaattatacacatttgacctcatttactgcaatagaaaaaacatatccagaacccagaaggggggaaaagtgtgtttttctttttttatgataactttttatgggttttttagtttgttatgttttaatctCAGGCAactattcgacttcttttactgttttgtatttattcttatatttgtaccgctgttgtaagccgccctgggcctttcaggattgggcggcatagaaatcgaataaacaaacaaagaaacaaacaaataaataaacaaatacatggggctacctttgaaaagtgttcagaaacttcagatcgtgcagaatgcagctgtgagagcagtcatgggcttccccaggtatgcccatgttacaccaacactccacagtctgcattggttgccgatcagtttccagtcacaattcaaagtgttggttatgacctataaagcccttcatggcaccgggccagaatatctccgagaccgccttctgccgcatgaatccaagtgaccgattaggtcccacagagtgggccttctccgggtcccgtcaactaaacaatgtcggttggcgggccccaggggaagagccttctctgtggcggccccgactctctggaaccagctccccccagagattagaactgcccctaccctccttgcctttcgtaaactcctcaaaacccacctttgttgtcaggcatggggggactgagatatttccccccgggcctatataatttatgtatggtatgtttgtatgtctgcttaataatggggtttttaaaagattttaaattataaactattagatttgccatgaactgttttattgtgttgtgagccaccccgagtctacggagaggggcggcatacaaatctaaataaataaataaataagtaagtaagtaagtaagtaagtaagtaaataagtaagtaagtaaataagtaagtaaataagtaagtaaataagtaaataaataagtaagtaaataaataagtaaataagtaaataaataagtaaaaaaataaaaaaataaaaatataaaaaataaaaatataaaaatataaaaatataaaaatataaaaatataaaaatataaaaatataaaaatataaaaatataaaaatataaatataaatataaataaataaatacaaattcaaaatttttctaccagttctgcgtacctgaccgtacccgtaggagcccatcgctggGTTTCTCCCAACTGCACTTACCACTTTCCCGTAGAAAAGGCTAGGAGAAGACACCTCTGCTGCCTGCCCAAACCTTCTTGCAACGGCAAAAGGTACAAGATATCTTGAACCTTCTCTTCTCACCACCCCCCAGTTTCCTCTCGCTTGGCCCTGCCTCCTCTTGCTGGGTTTTGCAAAGGGTGAAAGCCGCAACATTTGTGATACGAGCCCAACTTCCATGCAGCCTCCATCGGTAGCCCTCCAGTGCAAGGGAGGATGTGGTTTCCTTGTGGTGAGCTGGAACTCGGAGGTCGATCGCTCGATTGGTCTCGTGAGGTTCCAAAAGAGAAATGGGTGTGAGTGCATGAAAAATAACACAGGTctactacaaaaaaatatttttttgtaatcatcgcaatGGACCTTGTACTTTTCTCAATCTTTTGgaggttttttaagaagagagtggaccaaaaaaagagaagagagatttgtctgaaatgatagaggttttcctgcttgagcagggggttggactagatatcctacaacgtcccttccaactctaataatctaatctccaaggtccttttccGCATTGCGTTATCTTAAAAATTgcagaggttgggaaacattggtctcGAGTCTTGATCAAAGTTGTGTCACAATGACACAACTTCTATGTCACAGGACTCTTAAGTGCTTTCAAAATAACTATGCTGGTTATCAGGGCGTTGACTCCCCAGCTCAAAAGCCATGTCAATAATTCCTGATAACTTTGCTTAGaagagcaaaatattttaatcagGCCCCCATCTTCGGTTGTCTGGATTTCTGCAGGCTGGTTTTGGGTTcaagccctgagtcttcagagaggggcggcatgcaaatcaatcaatctatctagctatctacctacctacctacctatctatctctctgttctgtcgggctctctggtagaattctcccaaaaattcacaggtacaaatttcagacacacacacgtttgaaaattcaaaacaatcttctttataatgaaaattcacttaaataaagccctcttttggtatagcaaagagcgctcgtctccaaacaaactggtaatttgtacaagtcccttatcagttctgtgatacttagcttgcagctgtgaggcaattcacagtccttctttcacaaagtgacacacactttgctctggtttagtttcaaagcggggaaaaatcagcacacaaaaagtcaaagtcagtaaagcagtcacgaaacacaacgatcagataatcctccacaatggccaaacccacaggctgctctttatatcagcctcactaattaccacagccccacccaaccacaggtggcctcattttctttgataataatctctcagttgttgttgcctatgcatcgctctccgcatgcgtggctgtatcattaactcttgttctgaatccaaggaggagctagataattgatctcctgctgagctgtctgccacactctcctcctccctgtcactcatgtcttcttggtcagacgagctttcatcagcagattccaccgggggcaaaacaggcctgcagtatgtggatgtctcccccacatccacagtccttggggcaggagcagggccagagctaaccacaacactatctatctatctatctatctatctatctatctatctatctatctatctatctatctatctatctatctatctattgttagagttgaaagggaccatgaaggccatcgagtccaaccccctgcccaagcagtaaccctatagtacaccagtcaagtggcagttcaatcttttaaaaatgtccagagtgttggagttcacaacgtccgctggtaggttgttccattggttgatctctctgaccgtcaggaagttcctccttatctccatgttgaatctctccttggtcagcttccagccattgttcctcgtccggccctctggtgccctgaagaataaaatgatcccctcctctctgtgatatcccctcgtatacctgtagactgctatcatgtattATTATTCTTTGTCTATTCTTGAGCAGAGTGCCAGGCCAGTGCAGAAAGTTGGTGATAaaatcaacggcttgccacactatgtgtagaaggcctgatgtttatgggaacttagtaggggtgattttcatgagggaacagatgcagccacaaagcaattttgagaagttcaaggccatcctatgtccaccacctgggcggaagcagaaagAGGACTTACCACGCTGGCACAACCtaagtgggcaacatgacaagttgtagatgggggggggggcgggggcaagggatgtgaacttttaaCTAAGTGGGAAGGTCAGATTTGGGTTCCCCGGtggaggtgccaggatggctctggaaataaattggaacctttgaggaatgccttgccttggactcttgatttaaatttaaatgtttcctGGAACCTTGGCATGGGGTGCtagcacaggggtctccaactttggcaacttttattattattattatttattttttatttagatttgtatgccacccctctccgaagacttgtggacttcaattcccagaattcttcagccagccatgatcctggcatatcatttacctcagaagccttcaaacatggcaacttttaagatttgtggacttcaattcccagaattcttcagccagccatgATCCTGGCATATCATTTACCTCAGGGGCCATCAAacatagcaactttaagacttgcaaacttcaattcccagaattcctcagctttggctgaggaattctgggagttgaagtccactagtcttaaaagttgcccaggttggagacccctgtgctaGAAAGATCTTCAAGCGTATTtaggaagagaaaaatgaaaaacagaacTGGGGAAATATAGATGAGTCAATTTACGACCGTAATCGAGCCTGGGATAACGGTTGAATGTTGTGTGGTCATTATCTGGTCATGGGGACTGTGTCTGATTTATGACTTATTTTGTGGCAGCCATGAAGTGAATCACTGAGGATGCAAAATGGACGCCGcagtcattattttttaaaaaatactttattggttatttacattaaaaaagaatgggtataaacaatgcaacaatacaacatttacaAAGTGCATAAAATTACATACAGTAATTATTTATGCTTAGGCATCcatagaagagaaaggaaaaaggagaagaagagtgAGAAAACAGGgtaacaacatacatacatatatacattcaagacaaaataaagc
This genomic window from Erythrolamprus reginae isolate rEryReg1 chromosome 1, rEryReg1.hap1, whole genome shotgun sequence contains:
- the LOC139156480 gene encoding procathepsin L-like, which codes for MLSFFRLTVATLVFLKVSCSPTNLALEGAWKGWKETHAKGYLEEEEAFRRTVWEKNLWRIEQHNLEAARGQHSFQLAMNHLGDLTDEEFNQMLNGFQSNPAEQYEGAGNIYFQASATEEIPKEVDWRTKGYVTPVKNQGRCGSCWAFSATGALEGLLFKRTGKLVSLSEQNLMDCSWKLGNHGCHGGYVSHAFEYVRQNGGIDSEQDYPYREKDENCHYNPETRVGNCTSLVRIEPQNETALEQAVATMGPISLGVDARSFQFHFYKSGIFASSWCTHHVNHAMLAVGYGADQEGNKNTQYWILKNSWSEKWGEQGYMRLVKGVDNHCGVANQACYPVM